The region GGTGAGCTGCAAGACTGCTCCTCCGCCTGACCGCAGCTCAGCACAtctcagactgtgtgtgtgtgtgtgtgtgtgtgtgtgtctgtgtctgtgtgtgtgtcccagctgGAAACCCATCACAGATTACATCGATCAGCAGTTTGAGCAGTACTTTAGGGACGAGAGCGGGTTGAACAgaaagaacatccaggacaacCGAGTCCACTGCTGCCTCTATTTTATCCCACCGTTTGGACATGGGTAACccaacctacacacacacacacacacacacacgcacacacgcacacacacacacacacacacctgaatgtGTCCTGAACATGTCTGGAGGACTTTCCTGTCCCCCACTCGGGGATTCTTTCCACAGTTTGCGCCCAGTGGACGTTGAATTCATGAAAGCGCTGCATGAAAAAGTGAACATCATCCCTCTCATCGCCAAAGCCGACTGTCTCACACCTAATGAGATCAAAAAGCTGAAGGACAGAGTGAGTCCGACTTCCGTCACAGCAAATTCAGCTCGCCGCTCTGCCTGCCACTTCCTAACGGGCTCGTGTGTCATtgtgtctgtgtacgtgtgcgtgtgtgttcagatACAAGAAGAAATAGACAAGTTTGGGATCAAAGTCTACCAGTTCCCAGAATGTGActctgatgaggatgaagagtttAAGCAGCTCGATAAAGAGCTGAAGGTGGGTGTGTGCACTCAGACTTAACCtctgcctcttttctctgttcAACAGAGGATTTTCTTTCAGTAGAAGTGAAGGACACGTCGTGTTTTAATGTCACCCATGCTTGAAAAATGCAACACTTAGCCTGAGATCATAGTTTTGAACTTCATTCCCCCCCCAACCTGTGAGCAGGAGTGCACCCCCTTTGCTGTGATTGGCAGCAACACAGTGGTGGAGGCCCGAggacagagagtgagagggagacTGTACCCCTGGGGAATCGTCGAAGGTACCGTCCCGTCTCCCTTTGTTCCTAATGGATGAGTTGGACTTGATCGTTCGAAATGTGATCAGTGACTTTGTATATCTGGTGTTAGTGGAGAACCAGTCGCACTGTGACTTTGTCAAGCTGAGGAACATGCTGAtccgctcacacatgcacgaCCTTAAAGACGTGACCTGTGATGTCCATTATGAGAACTACAGAGCGCAGTGCATCCAGGAGATGACCAGGTACCTGCGAAGGGAGAGAAAGGCTCCTCCCTCCTGGGTTTTACCTGCTTCACCTTTTCTCCCCTATTTCGTCCTTTTCAGTAAACTGGCTCAGGACAACCGTATGGACAGTCCCGTCCCCATCCTGCCCCTCTCGACTCCCGATGTGGAGACGGAGAAACTTATCAGAATGAAAGACGAAGAGGTAAGAAGCACCTAT is a window of Takifugu flavidus isolate HTHZ2018 chromosome 5, ASM371156v2, whole genome shotgun sequence DNA encoding:
- the septin5a gene encoding septin 5a isoform X3, with product MDAIMLQEKLVERLLCPRVRTARQKEKQYVGFATLPKQVHRKSVKKGFDFTLMVAGESGMGKSTLINSLFLTDLYKDRKLLNAEERINQTVEIIKHTVDIEEKGVKLKLTIVDTPGFGDAVNNNECWKPITDYIDQQFEQYFRDESGLNRKNIQDNRVHCCLYFIPPFGHGLRPVDVEFMKALHEKVNIIPLIAKADCLTPNEIKKLKDRIQEEIDKFGIKVYQFPECDSDEDEEFKQLDKELKECTPFAVIGSNTVVEARGQRVRGRLYPWGIVEVENQSHCDFVKLRNMLIRSHMHDLKDVTCDVHYENYRAQCIQEMTSKLAQDNRMDSPVPILPLSTPDVETEKLIRMKDEELKRMQEMLNKMQQQMHKDQ
- the septin5a gene encoding septin 5a isoform X2, yielding MTTSIKYKSRIPVKTEDSVEEKQYVGFATLPKQVHRKSVKKGFDFTLMVAGESGMGKSTLINSLFLTDLYKDRKLLNAEERINQTVEIIKHTVDIEEKGVKLKLTIVDTPGFGDAVNNNECWKPITDYIDQQFEQYFRDESGLNRKNIQDNRVHCCLYFIPPFGHGLRPVDVEFMKALHEKVNIIPLIAKADCLTPNEIKKLKDRIQEEIDKFGIKVYQFPECDSDEDEEFKQLDKELKECTPFAVIGSNTVVEARGQRVRGRLYPWGIVEVENQSHCDFVKLRNMLIRSHMHDLKDVTCDVHYENYRAQCIQEMTRYLRRERKAPPSWVLPASPFLPYFVLFSKLAQDNRMDSPVPILPLSTPDVETEKLIRMKDEELKRMQEMLNKMQQQMHKDQ
- the septin5a gene encoding septin 5a isoform X1 — translated: MDAIMLQEKLVERLLCPRVRTARQKEKQYVGFATLPKQVHRKSVKKGFDFTLMVAGESGMGKSTLINSLFLTDLYKDRKLLNAEERINQTVEIIKHTVDIEEKGVKLKLTIVDTPGFGDAVNNNECWKPITDYIDQQFEQYFRDESGLNRKNIQDNRVHCCLYFIPPFGHGLRPVDVEFMKALHEKVNIIPLIAKADCLTPNEIKKLKDRIQEEIDKFGIKVYQFPECDSDEDEEFKQLDKELKECTPFAVIGSNTVVEARGQRVRGRLYPWGIVEVENQSHCDFVKLRNMLIRSHMHDLKDVTCDVHYENYRAQCIQEMTRYLRRERKAPPSWVLPASPFLPYFVLFSKLAQDNRMDSPVPILPLSTPDVETEKLIRMKDEELKRMQEMLNKMQQQMHKDQ